The nucleotide sequence CGGAATTCAAAGGGATCGGCGAAAGGATTGGAGGCCGCACCGATAAAGATTTTCGGTGGGACATCAATCTCCTCGTCGTTCATGAATTTCCCCTCATCACGCATTTTCTTGACCAGGGCGATCAATTGCATGGAGTCGATATCGTAAACGTTTTTCGCCTGGGGATGGTTCCCGAAGGTCTGATGATCCCCGGAAAGGCACAGCATGTTTCTGATCCCCAGGGCATATGCCCCGAGAATATCGCTCTGCATCGCCAGCCGGTTTCTATCCCGGCAGACCATCTGAAAATTGGGTTCGACGCCTTCCTTTATAAGTAGGGCGGAGGCGGCCCAACTGGACATCCGGACGACTGCGGTCTGATTGTCGGTAATGTTCACTGCATCGACCACACCCTTCAAGTGGGAAACCTTCTCTTTCAAGTGATCCACATTGGCGCCTTTCGGGGGCCCGCATTCCCCGGTGAAGGCGAAGTGTCCCGCTCTGAGCACTTTCTCGAGATTGCTTCCGGATTTAAGATCATTCATACACCAGTTCCTCCCTAACACTTCTGCGAGGGCCTCCGTCCCTGGCGGTGCGCCAGTCCTTAGCAGGCTTGATTTCCAGCAGATCACCCAAGCGGCCCTGCTCCATCTTTTTCCTGACAATCATGTCCCAAATACAATCCACTTCCTTGGAGATCTCACACTTGCCCCCGGCGGAGCCCCCACAGGGCCCGTTGAGAAGGCTCTTGGAGCATCGGGCCACGGGGCACATTCCATCAAAGTAGTGAATCACGCAGTTCCCACAGCCTGCACATCTCTCCGCCCAGATCCCGTGCTGAACGGCTCCACCGAAAAACGTCGTATTGACGGCCGGGAAGAATCGTTGTTCCGGGTATGCCTCCGAAAGAAACTGTGGGCCGACCCCGCATGCCATGGAAATTACGGCATCATACTCGCCGACCAGATCCTTCAGTTGGGCCACATATTCCGGGTCGCATTGCCTTTCAATGGTTTTCTCTTCTACCTCCAGGGGCCGTCCTTCCCGTTTTCTGGCGATCCTTAGGATAGAGGCAAGAATTCCGACCTCCTTGGCCCCCCCTACATTGCATACCGTTACGCATCCCTTGCAACCCACAATCAGTACCTTTTCAGACTCCTTAACCATATCGAGGATTTCATTGATCGGTTTTCGATCGGCGACTATCATTTCTCACCTCGTCATGCCGCAGCTTTTATTTTCAAAGGGCTGGGCCCAAGTTCCTTGATTCGATTCACCATTTCGGTAGCGATTTCCGCAAACCTTGTCCCTTCACCTGCCGAGAGATTGAACATCTCGATCCGCTCGGGTTCGATGCCAATCTCCTCAAGTGTCTTTTTTACATACTGGACCCGCTTCTTGGCCTTTATGTTTCCGTTAATGAAGTGGCATTCACCTTCAAGACACCCGGCAACGTAAACGCCGTCTGCACCATCCTCAATAGCCTTGAGAAGATGGATAATGTCCACCCTTCCCGTACAGGGCACTTGGATGACCTTGACATTGCTTGGATAGGAAAGTCGCATGGAACCTGCCAGGTCCGCAGCCGAGTAAGCTCAGTATTGGCAACAATAGGCCAGTATCTGGGGTTCGAATTCAGTCATGTTTCCTCCCTGCTCGCTGTATCGTTGTTTCTGGAAGTGTGTCAAGCGATTCGACGAGTATTTTTTAGATTACTAAAACTTGTTGAAAAAATGAAACGTCTTTCATGCTGCAAACGACCCAAGGTTAGTCCGTGTCCATCCATAAATGGCCAATTTCCGCAATCTCCGCGTCAGGCTCAAATTTTAATCCTCAAAATACTTCAATGTATTCCTGCGGTTAAAATTTTCGCCTTCCTTGACCTTGCACAAATTTTCTCATTTATGGATGGACACTAGTCCGCTGCAACCTGGAAAAGGGCATCGGTCTTGGCGATAATCTGTTCATCAGTAAAGTGCTGGAGGCTGATCGCCTTGCCGGGACATTCGGCTACGCAGGCACCGCAGCCCCTGCATTCCGCAGGATCAATGATTGCATATCCTTCCTCGCCGATTCTTGGAGCCCCATAAGGACATGTCCTTACGCAAGTCAAACACGCGGCGCAACGGTCGGAATTCACCGTCGCCACCACGCCCCCAACAAGGATTACCTCCTTTGAAAGGATGGTCATGGTCCGAGCCACGGCGGCCTTGGCCTGGGTGATGGTTTCGTCAATAGGTTTTGGGTAATGGGCCAGTCCCGCCATGAAAAGCCCCTCAGAGGCAAAATCCACGGGCCTGAGCTTCATGTGGGCCTCAATGAGAAATCCCTCACCATTGATCGGTACTTTAAATAATTCAAATAATTCTTTGTTTTCATTTGGTAAAATAGCTGCGGCAAGAATCAGAAGGTCTGGAGACAGAGAAACAGGACGGCCCAGTACATGGTCTCTGACCCTGAGGGAAAGGGCCCCCTTTCCATCGCTCGTTACCTCCGGTAATGCCTCGAGATCGTACCTGATGAAAAGGACTCCGTTTTCTCTTGCCTTTCGATACAGGTCCTCCCTGAAGCCGTAAGAACGAAGATCCCTATAAAGGATGTAGACATTCATTTCGGGATTTATTTTCTTGAGCTCCAGGGCGCTCTCCAGGCTGTGGGTGCAACACACCTTGCTGCAGTAAGGCCTTTCGGGAATCCTGGAACCGACGCATTGGATGAAGACCGCCGTCTTCGCCGCAGAGATCCGGCCGTCCCCCTTCATGATGGCTTCGTCAAGGTCCAGGTGTGTCAATACATTGGGGTGTTGGCCGTAAAGGTATTCAGCCGGTTTGTATTCTTTTCCACCTGTGGCCAGGATGGTTGAACCGTGTTCGATGATGGTGGTGGAACCCGAACCATTCCCGGAGATGAGGGTGGTGGTAAAATTACCGATGACGCCGGAGCTTTCCTTGACCTCCGTTTCCAGAAAGACCCGGATCCTGGGATGTTTTTCCACCTTTTGGATCAAGTCATTGAGGTATTTGGAGACTTCTTCGCCCCTCCAGGTCTTCCGGAGCCTTCTGGCAACCCCTCCAAGTTCGCCGGTCTTCTCAACCAGGTAGGCTTGGCAACCCTGTTCCGCCACGCCCAGGGCGGCTTCCATGCCGGCTACTCCTCCGCCCACGATTAATGCAGCAGGTTTGACTTCAAGCGTTACCTGCTGGAGCGGTTCGATCAATGTCGCCTTGGCTACGGCCATACGGACCAGATCCTTGGCCTTCTGGGTGGCTTTTTCCGGTTCGTTCATGTGAACCCAGGTGTTTTGGTCCCTGATGTTGGCCATCTCAAAAAGGTACTTGTTCAATCCCGCGTCCCGGATCGTTTCCTGGAAAAGGGGCTCATGGGTGCGGGGCGAACAGGAGGCCACCACGACGCGGTTGATCCCTTTTTCCTTAATGACCTCTTTCATCTTGTCCTGGGTGTCCTGGGAGCAGGTGAAGAGGTTATCCTCCACGTGGACCACATTCGGCAGGGTTTTGGCGTATTCCCTCACAGCGGCTACGTCGGCGATACCTCCGATGTTGATGCCGCAATTACACACAAAGACCCCGACCCGGGGTTCCTGTCCGGAGACATCGAGTTCCGGGGGCAGCTCCTTTGTCCGGGTCAGGGAGCCCCTTGCCTCGGCAAGGTCTTGCGTTGCCGCAGCGGCGGAGGCGGATGCCTCCATCACCGATTGGGGAATGTCTTTGGGGGCCTGGAAAACACCGCAAACATAGATCCCTTCGCGGCTCGTGGCCACAGGCGTGAAACTTCCGGTCTCGGCATAATGGTGATGATTCAGGGTGATACCCAGACGTTCCGCCAGTTCACCTATCTCTTCGAGGGGAGAGAGCCCGACGGAGAGCACGACCATATCGAAGACTTCCTCTTGGGGTTCCCCGTCTTCCGTAGCATATTGAATCTTGAGGTTGCCGTCCTCGACCGGCGTGATGGAGTGGATTCTGGATCGGATGAAACGGACGCCGCTCTCCTGTTCGGCCCGGTTGTAGTATTTTTCGAAATCCTTCCCATAGGTCCTCATGTCCATATAGAAGATGGCCGTATCCAGGGGACCGGGGCTGTGTTCCTTGGCGATCACCGCTTCCTTGATCGCGTACATACAACAGACAGCCGAGCAGTACCCGTGGTCACACCGATTGATATCCCGGGATCCCACGCACTGGAGCCACGCGATCTTTTGCGGTTCCTTGTGGTCCGAGGGTCTTACTAGGTGCCCCTCGAAAGGGCCCGATGCCGACAGGATCCGCTCGAATTCCAGGCTGGTGACCACATTGGGATGAGTTGCGTAGTTATAGGTCTCGTATTGTGTCGGATCGAAGGTCTTGAATCCGGGTGCCAGTACGATGGCTCCCACCTCGACGGTGTGTTCCCTTGGTTGCATGGAATGATCGACGGCCCCGGCCAGACAGGCGGAAACACATTGGTAACACTCGGAACAGATACCGCATTTCAGACAACGCAGGGCCTCGTTCCTTGCCTCTTCCTCGCTGAATCCGAGGGCCACTTCCTCGAAGTTGCCCTCCCTGTCTTTGACGGGCCTCACCCGCATGGGTGTTCTGGGGGAAAGGGCCTCTCCCTCAACATCGGGCTTCTCGTAGTTCCATTCGCGGGTCCTGCCTTCTGAAAGATCTTCACCGTTGAGGTAACGCCTGATGCTCTCTGCGGCCTCCTTTCCGCAGGCGACGGCTTCAACAACGGACTTGGGGCCATAGAGGGCGTCTCCCCCGGCAAAGACCCATTCGAGGGGGGTCTGCAGGGTCACGGGATCAGCATCCAATCCACCCCTGGGAGTCGTCCGGATGCCCTCCCTCTCGGCAAAGGAGAGGTCCGGGGCCTGTCCGATGGCAGTGATGACGGTTCCGGCCTCGAGGGTGATGAGGTCGGAATCATCATAGCGAGGATTAAATGCACCCTTTTCATCGAAGACCGCCGTACACCGCTTGAATTCAACGGCTGCGACTCGTCCGTCCTTCTCAATGAAACGCTTGGGACCGAAGCTGTTTACGATTTTTACACCTTCCTCCAGGGCCTCTTCGATCTCGTAGTCCCAGGCAGGCATCTCTTCCCGCTTCTCCAGGCAAACCAGTGTAATATCCTCCGCACCCAGCCTTTTGGCCGAAAGGGCCACGTCGATGGCAACGTTTCCACCACCGATCACGATGACTTTTTTGTTCAGCTGAATTTCCTGCTTGAGAGCCGTTTCCCTAAGAAATTCCACGCCCTCCAGGATTCCAGGAAGATCTTCACCCTCTACATTCAGTTTGCGGCTGAGATGAAGCCCGGTAGCCAAGAAGACAGCCTTGAATCCATCCTCCTTCAAGGTCTTCAGGGTGATATCTTCACCGAAACAGACTCCTGTTTTGATTTCCACCCCCAGGGACTCGATCACCTGGATTTCTGCAGCGATGATATCGCGGGGGAGGCGGTACTCAGGAATCCCTACGGCCATCATCCCTCCAGCCACCGGCAATTTTTCAAAAACCGTGACAGAAAACCCTTGCCGGGCCAAGGAATAGGCCGCGGTCAGCCCTGCTGGCCCCGCTCCGATAACGGCGATCTTTTCTTCTCTCGGCTCTTGAGCCTCGGGGATATAGCGGGTTTCCTCGGAAAGATCCAGATCCGCAATGAAACGGTGGAGATACTGGATGGCGACGGGTTCATCTACATCGTTCCTGGTGCAGGCCCCTTCGCAGGGATGATGGCACACACGACCGCAGATCGCGGGGAACGGATGATCCTCCTTGAACAGTTCCAGTGCCTCCCGGTATTTCCCCTGGTTGATCAACGCGATATAACCCTGGATGCTGACATGGGCAGGGCAGGTGGCCTTACAAGGGGCCGTTCCCCTCTTTTCGATGGCATAGGCGCTGGGCATGGCCTGGGGATAGAGCTTGTAAGCCGCTTTTCGGGTCCGGAGTCCCTCATCAAAGAGATTCGGGACCTCGATGGGGCAGGCCTTGGCGCACTCATCACACGCCGTGCACTTGGCTATATCCACGAATCGCGGTCGTTCGAGGAGCTTGACCTTGAAGCGGCCGGGTTCGCCAGAAACCTCCAGCACCTCCGTCATGGTCCACAGGTCAATATTCAAATGTCTCCCGCATTCCACCAGCTTCGGGGATATGATACACATGGAGCAGTCATTGGTGGGGAAGGTTTTGTCCAACTGGGCCATGACCCCACCGATAGCGGAATTTTTTTCCACCAGGTGAACGAGATATCCGGAATCCGCCAAATCCAGTGAAGCCTGGATGCCGGCGATACCGGCGCCTATGACCATAACCGATCCAGTTGGTGTATCCTTTTTCATGGAATTCATCGTCTCCTTACGGTTTCATTCCAAACAACTTGATTTTTTTGTGGATTTTTATCGATGAAACTCGTCTTACAGGCGTCGGTCCGAGGCAGGGCCGTAGTCCTATCCATAACATTTTCGATTCTACTGCTTTCCGGTTCGGGACCATATTAGGGTAGGGGAGTTGTCCCTCGGGAATAATACCTACCGGAAAAATATGAGAAACAGAACATGCCATATTCAAATCAGGGGTGTCAAGGGAAATAAAGGTCTGACGAACAAGGAGCATTTTCCAGCGGATGGAATCCCCCCTTTAACCGGAAAAGCCGATCATTTCCGCTAAGTTTTTCGTGAAGACGAAAGAAAAAGGGACGATTCTTTTTCCCCAAAAGCAGCAGGGGAGATATATGTCCCGGCTTTTTATAACGGAATGTGTTAAGATTAACCCGATTTATAACGATCCTAGGGAGTGCCCATCCATAAATAGGCAATTTTGTTCAAGGTCAAGGAAGGCGAAGATTTTAACCGCAGGAATACATTAAAGTATTTCGAGGATTAAAATCTGAGCCTGACGCAGCCTGTCCGCCGCTGTCTGGCGGGCTTGTCACGCCGTAGCCATAGCGAAGGCGGAAGATTGGGGAAAAGGGCCATTTATTATCCAATCATCGCCAAGATCGATCGAACTCGAAAAGGTTGAACGGGAATCCGGACCCTATTGTATGAGCTTTGAGCCGGATCTACATTCACTCTTACAATCGGTGAAGATGGTGGGCGTTTTGAATCCTCCGATCCTGCTGTCCAACGAGAGGGATCGTTATGATGTCGTGACCGGCTTCAGGAGACTCGAGGTCTTAAGGGAACTCAAACAAAAAAGGGCGCTTTGCGTGGTCCTACCTGATGGGGCCCGTTTTTCCCCACTTGATTGCTTCCGCATGGCGCTCTTTGAGAATCTGACGGTTAGGCGTTTCAACGAAGTTGAAAGATCCATGATACTAACAAGACTCCTATCCTGGGTGCCCCGGGATGAAGTCGTGTCTGGCTATATGCCTTTGCTGGGGCTTTCACCCCGTGAATCACTATTGGATTTTTATTTGTCGTTGGAGAGCTTTGAAAGGCCCATCCTGGTCCTCCTTTCTAAGGGTCTCCTTTCGATCCAAACGGCTCGCCAACTCTTTCGCTTCAATGAAAAAGATCGTTTAGCGGCGGCCAAGTGGATATCAAATTTAAAGTTAAACACGAATCAACAGGTCAAATTTATTGAATACATTGAAGATATTTCCATTAAACATCATATTTCTATATATGAGATTCTCGACAGGGAGCCTTTTGCAGGGCTGTTACAGGATGGTGCCCTGAAGAACATCCCTCAGCAGGCAAAAAGAGTCATGAGGCTTTTACGGGAAATGCGTTTTCCAAGGCTGTCACGGATTGAACGGTCTTTCAAGAAGAAACTTTCCCGGATCCCTCTACCCGAAGGTGTCAAGATAACGCCCCCATCCCATTTTGAAGCCAATGAATACAAGTTGGAAATAGGGTTTGAGGACCTGCAAACGTTGAAGCGAAAGATCAAGGAATTTCTCGCCAACGAGGAGACCCTGGAGGACATGGAAAGGGAGTTAAGGGAGGATCCATGAATCCAAAGGGCCGATTAAAACAGGTCATGATAGGGGAGGGGGCTGAAGGATATGAACTCACGGAAAAAATCCTTTATCGTTTGAGAGGCGAACCCGGGATCAAGGTTATACGGAACGGCGATCCATATCCAACAGGGAACAATACAACTTTCCCGGCGCAGGGCAAGGAAACCTTGAGGCTTGAAAGGTTTCCAGGGGAGATGTTCAAACCATGCCCGGGAACGATTCAGTATATCTGCTGTGGTTATTGGATTCTTCATGGTGCCACAAATTGCCCGATGGATTGCAGCTATTGTATTCTTCAATCCTATTTTGAAAAATCATCCCTATCCGTCTTTATCAACATTGAAAATGAATTGAATGAAATCTGCCGACAAATCGAGAACCATCCCAATAGGATTTTCAGGGTCGGTACCGGGGAGTTCGCCGACAGCCTGGCCCTAGATCCCCTCGTTGGGTGGACACAACTCCTTACCCCCAGGTTTTCACGCCTAAAAAACGCAGTTTTGGAGTTCAAAACAAAAACGGATCAAATCGCGGGATTGCTCTCTTCTCCTTACAGGGACAGAATTATCGTTTCCTGGTCCATGAACAGCCCGTTTATCGTTACGCGGGAGGAGGGCGGCACCTGTTCCCTTAGACGGAGGCTTGAAGCGGCCAAGAGATGCCAGCAAGAGGGTTACGTGATCGGATTCCATTTTGATCCGATAATAGAACATCATCGTTGGCGGGACGGTTACAAGAGGACCATTGAGATGATGGATAAGTATATCGATCCCAGGGGAGTAATCTGGATCAGCCTGGGCACCATGAGATATATGCCCTCCCTGAAATCCATCATCAGGGCACGACATCCTGGATCCCATGTGCTGGACGGAGAATTCATCCCTGGACTGGACGGAAAGATGCGCTATCTGAAAACCATCCGTATCGATATGTATGACTGGATGAAAAGGGAACTGGATCAGTGGAGCAGGGATCTGGGGGTCTACCTGTGCATGGAGAGCGATGAAGTCTGGAAAAGGAGCCTGGGTTGGAGCGTGAAAAATTCAGAGGGGCTCGCCCGATACCTGGATCAACGGGTAAAAATGTTCTTCCCTTGAGAGGTCGTCACTGGGAGAAAGAAACCCCGTTGCGCTTTGATATTGTATTGTTTCGCAGTGTATGGTAAAGAGGTTAAACTTGAAAAATTATGGAGGAAAAGATCACATGCTTAAGGAAAAGGTCGAAGCCGCCCTGGAAAAGGTGCGACCCTCATTGCAGGCGGATGGGGGAGACGTTCAGCTCGTGGACGTTGATGAAAACGGGGTGGTAAAGGTAAAATTGCAGGGCTCCTGTGCGGGGTGTCCGATGTCTCAGATGACCCTGAAAATGGGTATCGAGAAGATGCTCAAGCAGAATGTTCCTGAAGTCACGAGAGTTGAATCTGTTTAATTAAACAACGAAGAGACCTTTGAAAAACGTTTGATTTTGTTCATGGTCAAGCCTCCGACCCGGAGATAAAAACGAAAATGTTGACTACTTCGGCTTAGGATGCCAAGCGGGACAGGCAGCCATATATCGCAGTATTTCGAGGATCAAAATTCGTCCGCGTTTCACTTGGACTTCCCACACCTTTGGGCGGGCCCCGGTTTGACTATGACGCAGCCTGCCCGCCAGCTGTTTGGCGGGCTTGTCACGCCGTAGCCAACCGTGTAATGGAGACGGAAGACCGGGCAAAAGGGACGTATATTGCAAAGGTCTCAATGAAAAAAGGAACGATGGAGGAAAAAGTCTATGATGGAGATCAAAAAGATCGGTGTTGTCGGTGCCGGAACCATGGGGAACGGTATCGCCCAGGTGGCCGCCCAGAACGGTTATGATGTCATCATGCGGGATATCAAGGATGAATTCGTCGAAAGAGGCCTGAAAAATATCGAGAAATTTCTCACCAAGAGCGTTGAAAAAGGAAAGATCGAGGCATCGGAAAAGGACGCCGTCCTGTCCCGGATCAAGGGCACCACTGATATGAATGATCTTAAGGATTCAGACCTTGTGGTTGAAGTGGTCATAGAAGATCTTGAACTCAAAAAAAAGGTCTTCAAGGAACTGGATGAGCTGTGCCGACCCGAGGTCATCCTGGCGTCCAATACGTCATCCATGTCTATCACGGAAATCGCCGCTGCCACAAATCGCCCGGAAAAGGTATGCGGGATGCATTTCTTCAATCCCGTACCCCTCATGAAGCTCGTGGAGATAATCAGGGGCGTTGCAACGAGCGATGAAACGATCGCTGTCTGTACGGAGCTCGCCCAAAAGATGGGTAAAATCACGGTGGAGGTCAAAAAAGACTCCCCTGGGTTCATCGTGAACAGGTGCATGATTCCCCACATGATCGAGGCCATCAGGATCGTGGAGGAAGGCGTTGCCAGCATCGAGGATGTGGACACGGCGGTCAAAAACGGTCTCAATTATCCCATGGGACCCTTTGAATTGATGGACCTTACGGGAATTGACATCGCTTACTTTGTCACTGAATACTTTTTCAAGGAATTGAACAAGGAACTGAAATGGGCGGCTCCCACGCTCATGAAAAACATGATTCGTGCCAACAAGCTCGGCAGGAAAACCGGAGCAGGATGGTATGATTACGGAAAATAGTTGAGAGTTTCCATCTGAAGACAAAAAAGGCAGCCCTTTCGCTCATGATGGAGGGTTGCCTTTTTTATTGCAGAAACTCTTAAAACAAAAAATCGAGATTAGCGTGGAGGGTGAATATTGTTACTTATTCTTGTGACGCATCAATTTTCTCATTTTTCGATACTTGTGTTTCCGGATCTTTTTGCGGCGCTTCTTCACTACGCTTCCCATGCAGTATTCTACCTCCAGTTCGAATTCAAAACGCATTATATCTACCTTTCATCAGGTAACGTGTCAACCAAAAAAACAGGAGAAGGGATTGTGAAGCATCAAGGAGGGTGAAAAGACGAAAGAGGTCGGTTTGGGAAACCATGTTTTAGTTTACATAATATAAATTATCAGAATCAATCTCCCGAACTCCTGTTCCTCGCGTTTTTTGCGGCATAAAGCCTCTTATCCGCTTCGCCCACAAAATCCTTGATCGACATCTCCTCCTCGAACAAGGCGTAACCAACGCTTGCCATAATATCACCCTCGGCCTTGAAAGATTCCTTAATACGCTTAACGATTCCTTCGGCTACTGCCAAGTCGGCGCCAACCAGAATGATGGCGAACTCATCTCCTCCATATCGATATGCCGAATCCACTCCCTCACGGATACTTTGTTGGATCAGCCTCCCTACGCTCCTGAGAACCTCGTCTCCAGCAAGGTGGCCATGGGTGTCGTTGTAATCCTTGAAGTTGTCCAGGTCCAAGAGGATCAGGGACAAGGGGAATTTTTGCCTCTTTGCCCGCACCATTTCGTCTTTGAGGCGGTCGTAAAAATGCCGCTGGTTGAACAATCCAGTCAGGGAATCCGTAATGGAGAGCCGGTTGAGCTCTCTCCTGAGGTTCCTCTCGTTAAGAATACGCCTGATCTTGGCTTCCAGTTCTTCGAGATCAAAAGGCTTTTTTATAAAATCACTCGCCCCAGCATTAATTACGTCCACATATTTGTATCCTTCTGAATACCCTGTCATTGCAATTATGCTGATATCCGGGTGGGTCCCGGAAACCCGCTTGATCAGTTCCATCCCATCCATTTCGGGCATCTTCATGTCCGTAAGGAGAAAGGTGAAGTCGTTGTTTTCCAAAGAGTCGAGTGCCTCCGGGCCGCTGGAGACCGAGGCCACAGAAAAGCCGAGGGCTTTCAGCAGGTCGGTAAAGACCTCCCTGAGGACCGCATCATCGTCCACGATCAATATGGATTCTTGCGAGTAATCGAAGTCCTGTTTCATGATTCAACCAAAGGGAAAAGTCTCCCCCATCAATGAAGGGAGGTTTTTCGCGTGGGGTCTGATAATCATTTCGTAACAAGCGCCCCACGAAGAGAATTGACGAACGCTTTTTCAATCAAAACTTTTACAATGTCTCCCAAGATATTGGATAAACAAGAAAAATTTACAACTTTATTAGTGTCTGTTCGCCCTGTCCACTGATCCCCTTTTTTGCTGGGGCCCTCTACTAGTACTTCAACACTTTGTCCCTCGAGTTCCCTGTTTTTTGAAAGGGTGATCTCCCGTTGAAGGGACTGAAGGATCGAAAGGCGGCTGGACTTCGTTTCCTCGTCCAGTTTGCCGTCCATACGTTCCGCGGCCGTACCCTTTCGGTCAGAGTATTTAAATGAAAAAAGATTATCAAATCGTATTTTTTGCATGAGATCAAGTGTCAATTCGAAATCCCGGTCGGTTTCCCCGGGAAAACCGACGATCATGTCACTCGTTATCGCTATGGCGGGGCGGGTTTCCCGCAAACGGCTGACGAGTTCCATATAGTGTTCCCGAGAATAATGTCGGTTCATTCTCTTCAACACGGCATTGGAACCCGATTGAACCGGAAGATGGATATGGGGGCATAGGTTTGGAATCTCGGCAAAGCATCTAATCAGATCATCCGAGAGGTCTTTTGGGTGAGATGTGGTGAATCGAAGACGCACGATGCCTTCAACCCGACTCAATCTCCTGAGCAAAGCAGGAAAATCAATGGTTCCCGCGTCCTCGACCGACCGATAAGAATTCACATTCTGTCCCAACAAGGTGATTTCTTTGATTCCTTGGGAAACCAAATTTTCGGCTTCCGCGAGAATGTCCCGAGTCTGCCGGCTTATCTCCCTGCCCCGGACATAGGGAACGATACAATAGCTGCAGAAATTGTCGCACCCCTGCATGATCGTTATGAATCCCTTGACCCTTCCGCGGAAGTAGTCTTTTTTCGAAAGAGGTGGAATCGGGTCAGGGCGAAGTTCAGTAGCCGATACCCTCCTCCCCTCTGAGTAAACGAGATTAAGGATTTCACCGAATCTTTCAATTTCACCCGTTCCCAGCACGAGGTCAAGCTCGGGGAATCTCTTCAGCAGCCTCTCGCCTTCCTTCTGGGCAATGCACCCCACCATGGCGATCTTGACATGGGGTTTCCGCTTCTTGAGGGCTATTATTCGGCCGAGCAGGCTGAATGCCTTTTGTTCCGCTTTG is from Deltaproteobacteria bacterium and encodes:
- a CDS encoding methylenetetrahydrofolate reductase, with the protein product MNDLKSGSNLEKVLRAGHFAFTGECGPPKGANVDHLKEKVSHLKGVVDAVNITDNQTAVVRMSSWAASALLIKEGVEPNFQMVCRDRNRLAMQSDILGAYALGIRNMLCLSGDHQTFGNHPQAKNVYDIDSMQLIALVKKMRDEGKFMNDEEIDVPPKIFIGAASNPFADPFEFRVHRLAMKIAAGADFIQTQCIYNMEKFREFMKRVVDMGLHEKCYILAGITPMKSVGMAQYMAKSVPGMDVPESLIQRLRGAGKGKVAEEGIKFAIEQIEEFKEMEGIAGVHLMAIEWEHKVPEIAERAGMLPRPKVE
- a CDS encoding methylenetetrahydrofolate reductase C-terminal domain-containing protein, translating into MIVADRKPINEILDMVKESEKVLIVGCKGCVTVCNVGGAKEVGILASILRIARKREGRPLEVEEKTIERQCDPEYVAQLKDLVGEYDAVISMACGVGPQFLSEAYPEQRFFPAVNTTFFGGAVQHGIWAERCAGCGNCVIHYFDGMCPVARCSKSLLNGPCGGSAGGKCEISKEVDCIWDMIVRKKMEQGRLGDLLEIKPAKDWRTARDGGPRRSVREELVYE
- a CDS encoding hydrogenase iron-sulfur subunit; translated protein: MTEFEPQILAYCCQYUAYSAADLAGSMRLSYPSNVKVIQVPCTGRVDIIHLLKAIEDGADGVYVAGCLEGECHFINGNIKAKKRVQYVKKTLEEIGIEPERIEMFNLSAGEGTRFAEIATEMVNRIKELGPSPLKIKAAA
- a CDS encoding FAD-dependent oxidoreductase yields the protein MNSMKKDTPTGSVMVIGAGIAGIQASLDLADSGYLVHLVEKNSAIGGVMAQLDKTFPTNDCSMCIISPKLVECGRHLNIDLWTMTEVLEVSGEPGRFKVKLLERPRFVDIAKCTACDECAKACPIEVPNLFDEGLRTRKAAYKLYPQAMPSAYAIEKRGTAPCKATCPAHVSIQGYIALINQGKYREALELFKEDHPFPAICGRVCHHPCEGACTRNDVDEPVAIQYLHRFIADLDLSEETRYIPEAQEPREEKIAVIGAGPAGLTAAYSLARQGFSVTVFEKLPVAGGMMAVGIPEYRLPRDIIAAEIQVIESLGVEIKTGVCFGEDITLKTLKEDGFKAVFLATGLHLSRKLNVEGEDLPGILEGVEFLRETALKQEIQLNKKVIVIGGGNVAIDVALSAKRLGAEDITLVCLEKREEMPAWDYEIEEALEEGVKIVNSFGPKRFIEKDGRVAAVEFKRCTAVFDEKGAFNPRYDDSDLITLEAGTVITAIGQAPDLSFAEREGIRTTPRGGLDADPVTLQTPLEWVFAGGDALYGPKSVVEAVACGKEAAESIRRYLNGEDLSEGRTREWNYEKPDVEGEALSPRTPMRVRPVKDREGNFEEVALGFSEEEARNEALRCLKCGICSECYQCVSACLAGAVDHSMQPREHTVEVGAIVLAPGFKTFDPTQYETYNYATHPNVVTSLEFERILSASGPFEGHLVRPSDHKEPQKIAWLQCVGSRDINRCDHGYCSAVCCMYAIKEAVIAKEHSPGPLDTAIFYMDMRTYGKDFEKYYNRAEQESGVRFIRSRIHSITPVEDGNLKIQYATEDGEPQEEVFDMVVLSVGLSPLEEIGELAERLGITLNHHHYAETGSFTPVATSREGIYVCGVFQAPKDIPQSVMEASASAAAATQDLAEARGSLTRTKELPPELDVSGQEPRVGVFVCNCGINIGGIADVAAVREYAKTLPNVVHVEDNLFTCSQDTQDKMKEVIKEKGINRVVVASCSPRTHEPLFQETIRDAGLNKYLFEMANIRDQNTWVHMNEPEKATQKAKDLVRMAVAKATLIEPLQQVTLEVKPAALIVGGGVAGMEAALGVAEQGCQAYLVEKTGELGGVARRLRKTWRGEEVSKYLNDLIQKVEKHPRIRVFLETEVKESSGVIGNFTTTLISGNGSGSTTIIEHGSTILATGGKEYKPAEYLYGQHPNVLTHLDLDEAIMKGDGRISAAKTAVFIQCVGSRIPERPYCSKVCCTHSLESALELKKINPEMNVYILYRDLRSYGFREDLYRKARENGVLFIRYDLEALPEVTSDGKGALSLRVRDHVLGRPVSLSPDLLILAAAILPNENKELFELFKVPINGEGFLIEAHMKLRPVDFASEGLFMAGLAHYPKPIDETITQAKAAVARTMTILSKEVILVGGVVATVNSDRCAACLTCVRTCPYGAPRIGEEGYAIIDPAECRGCGACVAECPGKAISLQHFTDEQIIAKTDALFQVAAD
- a CDS encoding ParB N-terminal domain-containing protein, whose translation is MSFEPDLHSLLQSVKMVGVLNPPILLSNERDRYDVVTGFRRLEVLRELKQKRALCVVLPDGARFSPLDCFRMALFENLTVRRFNEVERSMILTRLLSWVPRDEVVSGYMPLLGLSPRESLLDFYLSLESFERPILVLLSKGLLSIQTARQLFRFNEKDRLAAAKWISNLKLNTNQQVKFIEYIEDISIKHHISIYEILDREPFAGLLQDGALKNIPQQAKRVMRLLREMRFPRLSRIERSFKKKLSRIPLPEGVKITPPSHFEANEYKLEIGFEDLQTLKRKIKEFLANEETLEDMERELREDP